In Nymphaea colorata isolate Beijing-Zhang1983 chromosome 3, ASM883128v2, whole genome shotgun sequence, a genomic segment contains:
- the LOC116249949 gene encoding agmatine hydroxycinnamoyltransferase 1-like, giving the protein MKINRGSTRLLKPTYPTPTLPPTDALIPLSPFDTVTYQIHVGFLYAYRPPNPSNEVIEQGLRRLLAEYREFAGRLIFDDNGHQCILLNDEGIRFVEATSGSPLGSLMDKPSPYYLDLHPHITGIEEELFQVQLTRFACGSLVVGCTIHHAVLDPQSLSRFFIAWGHTVRNSIPVLPLPLHDRTIFIPRNPSVFQFEHN; this is encoded by the coding sequence ATGAAGATCAATAGAGGGAGCACAAGGCTGCTCAAGCCAACCTATCCTACCCCAACCCTCCCTCCTACTGATGCCTTAATCCCTCTGAGCCCCTTTGATACCGTCACATATCAGATCCATGTTGGATTCTTGTATGCCTACAGACCTCCCAACCCATCAAATGAAGTCATTGAACAAGGGCTGCGCCGGCTTCTTGCCGAGTACAGAGAGTTCGCTGGCCGCCTCATTTTCGATGACAATGGCCACCAGTGCATCCTTCTCAATGACGAGGGCATTCGCTTTGTCGAAGCTACCTCCGGCTCTCCTCTTGGCAGCTTGATGGACAAGCCATCTCCGTACTACCTCGACTTGCACCCACACATTACAGGAATAGAGGAGGAGTTGTTTCAGGTGCAGCTCACCAGGTTTGCTTGTGGTTCCTTGGTGGTGGGCTGCACCATCCACCATGCAGTCTTGGATCCACAGTCTCTCAGCCGTTTCTTCATAGCATGGGGCCATACTGTGCGCAACAGCATCCCTGTTCTACCACTCCCACTGCATGACCGCACCATCTTCATCCCTCGCAACCCTTCTGTCTTTCAGTTTGAACATAATTAG
- the LOC116249948 gene encoding putrescine hydroxycinnamoyltransferase-like — protein MARQPKPKHPELQYTIVMERAHFPSAFLEKLKSKVSGDNPCHRPYTTFECLTAHLWRKITRVRNLEEELTTKVKGLLSKPVRHAARLIHDAVAQVDGDYFRSFIDFSSSKEKMEGLVPSAYGGDVLSPDLEVSSWLNIPFYDMDFGTNPPRLFVPSYERVEGFLHIVPSFSGNGDVDAFVSLFEKDMRSFIDGLYYLD, from the exons ATGGCCCGTCAACCAAAGCCCAAGCACCCAGAGCTACAATACACTATTGTGATGGAAAGGGCACACTTCCCTTCTGCATTTTTAGAGAAACTCAAGTCCAAGGTCTCTGGTGACAATCCTTGTCATAGGCCTTACACTACCTTTGAGTGCCTTACAGCCCACCTATGGAGGAAGATCACCCGTGTCAGGAATCTAGAAGAGGAGTTGACCACAAAA GTGAAAGGCCTCCTGTCCAAGCCAGTGCGGCATGCAGCTAGGCTCATACATGATGCAGTGGCTCAAGTTGATGGCGACTACTTCAGGTCATTCATTGACTTCTCAAGCtcaaaggaaaagatggaaGGGCTGGTGCCGAGCGCGTATGGGGGAGACGTGTTGAGCCCTGACTTGGAAGTGTCCTCCTGGTTGAATATCCCCTTCTATGACATGGACTTTGGTACAAACCCCCCTCGCCTCTTTGTACCTTCATATGAGAGAGTAGAAGGGTTCTTGCATATCGTGCCTTCCTTCAGTGGCAATGGAGATGTTGATGCCTTCGTTTCTCTGTTTGAGAAGGACATGAGATCCTTCATAGATGGACTGTATTATTTAGATTAG